In one Bosea sp. RAC05 genomic region, the following are encoded:
- a CDS encoding amino acid ABC transporter ATP-binding protein, translating into MPAVLIDDVYKRFGDLEVLKGVSLNVESGQVVALIGRSGSGKSTLLRCINGLEAINAGRIEVAGHVVDQDPKKLRELRKDVGIVFQSYNLFPHLTVGQNIMLSPRITQNVPQDKAETLAREVLAQVGLSEKFDSYPDNLSGGQQQRVAIARSLAMRPKVMLFDEVTSALDPELTGEVLLVMEKLAKDGMTMLLVTHEMSFARNVASTTVFMHQGKIWESGPSQELFANPQTPELRNFVSAGSK; encoded by the coding sequence ATGCCAGCCGTTCTCATTGACGACGTCTACAAGCGCTTCGGCGACCTCGAGGTCCTGAAGGGCGTCTCTCTCAACGTCGAGAGCGGCCAGGTCGTCGCGCTCATCGGCCGCTCGGGCTCCGGCAAGAGCACGCTGCTGCGCTGCATCAACGGGCTCGAGGCGATCAATGCCGGCCGCATCGAGGTGGCCGGCCATGTCGTCGACCAGGATCCGAAGAAGCTGCGCGAGCTGCGCAAGGACGTCGGCATCGTCTTCCAGAGCTACAACCTCTTCCCGCATCTGACGGTCGGGCAGAACATCATGCTCTCGCCGCGCATCACCCAGAACGTGCCGCAGGACAAGGCCGAGACGCTCGCCCGCGAGGTGCTGGCGCAGGTCGGCCTCTCCGAGAAGTTCGACAGCTACCCCGACAACCTCTCCGGCGGCCAGCAGCAGCGCGTCGCGATTGCCCGCTCGCTGGCGATGCGGCCCAAGGTCATGCTCTTCGACGAGGTGACCTCGGCGCTCGACCCCGAGCTGACCGGCGAGGTGCTGCTGGTCATGGAGAAGCTGGCGAAGGACGGCATGACGATGCTGCTCGTGACCCACGAGATGAGCTTCGCCCGCAATGTCGCGAGCACGACCGTATTCATGCACCAGGGCAAGATCTGGGAGAGCGGCCCCTCGCAGGAGCTCTTCGCCAACCCGCAGACGCCGGAGCTGCGCAACTTCGTCAGCGCCGGCTCGAAGTGA
- a CDS encoding glycosyltransferase family 25 protein yields the protein MDSLLQLVPKPDIAFDGDSAQAVGVDLAVAVINLPHRTDKWNAISKRMAAIGLNKLIKVPAVEGARLSLEAIEPLLAQPAAQIEAAPQSHFTLTRPAIGCFLSHIATWQWMIANKLPRLLVFEDDANPAASFDANRFRNVLGAIPPKAGLVFLGRAIMNGMAERPQGSELARIYFFNGTFAYLITPAACRTLIPALLPMNGHIDHEISTVLIERRHELEAHYTEPPVFEPDWSLRSDCYVPLEGVTDANRALGVVLHAQRQLLIDDGCPLLPPFDAADVD from the coding sequence ATGGACTCTCTGCTGCAGCTCGTTCCCAAACCGGACATCGCGTTCGATGGGGACAGTGCTCAGGCTGTTGGCGTCGACCTGGCCGTCGCTGTGATCAATCTTCCGCATCGGACGGACAAGTGGAACGCCATCTCGAAGCGCATGGCCGCGATCGGACTGAACAAACTGATCAAGGTGCCAGCGGTCGAGGGCGCCCGGCTGTCGTTGGAGGCCATTGAACCCCTGTTGGCCCAACCGGCCGCACAGATCGAAGCGGCCCCACAGAGCCATTTCACACTCACGCGGCCCGCGATCGGCTGTTTCCTCTCGCATATCGCCACCTGGCAGTGGATGATCGCCAACAAGTTGCCGCGGCTGCTGGTCTTCGAAGACGATGCCAATCCAGCCGCGAGTTTCGATGCGAACCGATTCCGCAACGTCCTCGGCGCCATCCCGCCCAAGGCCGGTCTCGTTTTTCTCGGCCGCGCCATCATGAATGGCATGGCCGAGAGGCCCCAGGGCTCGGAACTGGCGCGGATCTACTTCTTCAACGGGACGTTCGCCTATCTGATCACGCCCGCCGCCTGCCGCACGCTGATCCCGGCTCTGCTCCCCATGAATGGGCACATCGATCATGAAATCAGTACTGTCCTGATCGAGCGCAGACATGAATTGGAGGCCCACTACACCGAGCCGCCCGTCTTCGAGCCCGACTGGTCGCTCCGCAGCGACTGCTATGTCCCGCTGGAAGGCGTCACGGACGCCAATCGCGCACTTGGCGTAGTCCTGCACGCACAGCGGCAGCTCCTCATCGACGACGGCTGCCCCCTGCTGCCGCCGTTTGACGCGGCGGACGTCGATTGA
- a CDS encoding 2-hydroxyacid dehydrogenase: MRIIFHGENAASFSQGFEELVGPDAEIRILPDVLASPADREAYAAAQAIIGVKFDAGLPMPAGLKLFHVPGAGYDAVDLARLPAQAHLCNCFGHEQAISEYVMSALLARAIPLTDADARLRCGDWAYWAGSPERVHGEIAGQTIGLLGFGHIGKAIARRAKAFEMTVHVANRSPVATSALVDRAFGLDELEAFCGSVDALVVSVPLTADTTGLVGKAALAAMKPGAVILNVGRGPTIDEAALFEALRDRRIGGAVIDTWYRYPNAGEPNILPSKLPFHELSNVLMTPHMSGWTSGTISRRQRTMADNIKRCLSGAALTNVVREGRA; encoded by the coding sequence ATGCGCATCATCTTCCACGGCGAGAACGCCGCCTCCTTCAGCCAGGGCTTCGAAGAGCTCGTCGGCCCCGACGCCGAGATCCGCATCCTACCCGATGTCCTGGCGAGCCCGGCGGACCGCGAGGCCTATGCCGCGGCACAGGCGATCATCGGGGTGAAGTTCGATGCCGGCCTGCCCATGCCGGCCGGGCTGAAGCTGTTTCATGTCCCCGGCGCCGGCTATGATGCCGTCGATCTCGCGCGGCTGCCGGCGCAGGCTCATCTCTGCAACTGCTTCGGCCACGAGCAGGCGATCTCGGAATATGTGATGAGCGCGCTGCTGGCCCGCGCCATTCCGCTCACCGATGCCGATGCCAGGCTGCGTTGCGGCGACTGGGCTTACTGGGCCGGCTCGCCCGAGCGCGTCCATGGCGAGATCGCGGGCCAGACCATCGGCCTGCTCGGCTTCGGCCATATCGGCAAGGCGATCGCCCGGCGCGCCAAGGCCTTCGAGATGACGGTCCATGTCGCCAACCGCAGCCCGGTCGCGACGTCGGCCCTCGTCGACCGCGCCTTCGGCCTCGACGAACTGGAGGCCTTCTGCGGCTCTGTCGATGCGCTCGTCGTCTCCGTGCCGCTGACGGCCGACACCACCGGCCTCGTCGGCAAGGCGGCTCTGGCGGCGATGAAGCCCGGCGCCGTGATCCTCAATGTCGGCCGCGGACCGACCATCGACGAGGCCGCGCTGTTCGAGGCCCTGCGCGATCGCCGTATCGGCGGAGCCGTCATCGACACATGGTATCGCTACCCAAATGCCGGGGAGCCTAATATTTTGCCATCCAAACTGCCTTTCCATGAGCTTTCAAACGTTTTAATGACACCGCACATGTCGGGCTGGACCAGCGGCACCATCAGCCGCCGGCAGCGAACCATGGCGGACAACATCAAGCGGTGCCTATCCGGCGCCGCGCTCACCAACGTGGTGCGGGAAGGGCGCGCCTGA
- a CDS encoding transporter substrate-binding domain-containing protein → MNLMKHLKIAGTLLALGAGLLAAGQASAQTLADITKRGKVRIGVLIGAPPYGSVDSTGNAIGYDADVAALVAKYLGLPMEVVQLTPPSRIPALEANKVDFLVATLAPTPERAKAVMFTIPYSAFQMGIYAKKGTPIKTWADLKGRKVGVNRGSSVEREFVNREKELNLTILRFEDDSTTMQALFSGQVDAIAGPDAQANAAIKARGETETEVKFFFGMQPNSMTVRKDAYELKQWLNNVIYFIKQNGELNAISEKWVGGPLPALPTF, encoded by the coding sequence ATGAATCTGATGAAGCATCTCAAGATCGCCGGCACGCTGCTCGCGCTCGGCGCCGGCCTGCTCGCCGCCGGACAGGCCTCGGCCCAGACGCTGGCCGACATCACCAAGCGCGGCAAGGTCCGCATCGGCGTGCTGATCGGCGCCCCGCCCTACGGCTCCGTCGACTCGACCGGCAACGCCATCGGCTATGACGCCGACGTCGCTGCCCTCGTCGCGAAATATCTCGGCCTGCCGATGGAGGTGGTGCAGCTGACCCCGCCGTCGCGCATCCCGGCGCTCGAGGCCAACAAGGTCGACTTCCTGGTCGCGACGCTGGCCCCGACGCCCGAGCGCGCCAAGGCGGTGATGTTCACCATCCCCTACAGCGCCTTCCAGATGGGCATCTACGCCAAGAAGGGCACGCCGATCAAAACCTGGGCGGACCTGAAGGGCCGCAAGGTCGGCGTCAACCGCGGCTCCAGCGTCGAGCGCGAGTTCGTCAACCGCGAGAAGGAACTCAACCTCACCATCCTGCGCTTCGAGGACGACTCGACCACGATGCAGGCGCTGTTCTCCGGCCAGGTCGACGCCATCGCCGGCCCCGACGCCCAGGCCAATGCTGCCATCAAGGCCCGCGGCGAGACCGAGACCGAGGTCAAGTTCTTCTTCGGCATGCAGCCGAACTCGATGACCGTCCGCAAGGACGCCTACGAGCTGAAGCAGTGGCTCAACAACGTGATCTACTTCATCAAGCAGAACGGCGAGCTGAACGCGATCTCCGAGAAGTGGGTCGGCGGCCCGCTGCCGGCTCTGCCCACCTTCTGA
- a CDS encoding prolyl-tRNA synthetase associated domain-containing protein, with product MSQNIAAAPLTPEQLCAHLTARGIAYVRVDHEAVFTVAESQALRGTLPGLHSKNLFVKDKKGRLFLVSARENARIDLKRLHETLGASGRLSFCSAEALMEKLGVTPGSVTALAVINDRQGAVTMVLDRNLATGEPVNFHPLINTATLRLELDDLLVFLRETGHDPMIVDLPVPEDGQNA from the coding sequence ATGTCGCAGAATATCGCCGCCGCACCGCTGACGCCCGAGCAACTCTGTGCGCATCTGACTGCGCGCGGGATCGCCTATGTGCGCGTCGATCACGAGGCGGTCTTCACCGTCGCCGAATCCCAGGCGCTGCGCGGCACGCTGCCGGGGCTACATTCCAAGAACCTGTTCGTGAAGGACAAGAAGGGCCGGCTCTTTCTGGTCTCGGCGCGCGAGAATGCGCGCATCGACCTCAAGCGCCTGCATGAGACGCTCGGCGCGAGCGGGCGGCTCTCCTTCTGCTCGGCCGAGGCGCTGATGGAGAAGCTCGGCGTCACGCCGGGCTCGGTGACCGCACTGGCGGTGATCAACGACCGGCAGGGCGCGGTCACGATGGTGCTCGACCGCAACCTCGCCACGGGCGAGCCGGTGAACTTCCACCCGCTGATCAACACCGCGACGCTCCGGCTCGAACTGGACGATCTGCTGGTCTTCCTGCGCGAGACCGGCCACGATCCGATGATCGTCGATTTGCCGGTTCCCGAAGATGGACAGAACGCCTGA
- a CDS encoding FkbM family methyltransferase, which produces MTEIAPALRHIDVDRIGPVWIRDGTSDYAVFEQIFLTEEFNISTAPQFAWIRAAYDRLIAAGETPLVIDCGANIGLSTLYFALHLPAARIVGIEPARDNAQLARKNTQHNPLIEIVEAAVHDRETGLALVDPHAEKFAYRVREAQAGAQGAIAAVTIDGLMRRYGATRNLIVKVDIEGGEDTLFRSHTGWLDRTDLLIAETHDWLFPGQGTSRTLFTAIAGRKFEVIQKGEYMSFFFQ; this is translated from the coding sequence ATGACCGAGATCGCCCCGGCCCTACGGCACATTGACGTTGATCGCATCGGCCCGGTTTGGATCCGCGACGGCACCAGCGACTACGCGGTCTTCGAGCAGATCTTCCTCACGGAAGAATTCAACATCAGCACCGCCCCGCAATTCGCCTGGATCCGCGCGGCCTATGACCGGCTGATCGCCGCCGGCGAGACCCCGCTCGTCATCGATTGCGGCGCCAATATCGGGCTCAGCACACTCTATTTCGCATTGCATTTGCCGGCAGCGCGGATCGTCGGCATCGAGCCCGCGCGAGACAACGCGCAGCTTGCGCGCAAGAACACGCAGCACAATCCCCTGATCGAGATCGTCGAAGCCGCAGTGCACGACCGGGAAACCGGCCTCGCGTTGGTGGACCCCCATGCCGAAAAATTCGCCTATCGGGTGCGGGAGGCCCAGGCCGGCGCGCAAGGCGCAATCGCCGCCGTCACCATCGACGGCCTCATGCGGCGGTATGGCGCCACGCGCAATCTCATCGTCAAGGTCGACATCGAGGGTGGCGAAGACACCTTGTTCCGCTCGCACACGGGCTGGCTCGATCGAACCGATCTGCTCATTGCGGAGACGCATGACTGGCTGTTCCCGGGGCAGGGCACAAGCCGGACCCTGTTCACAGCCATCGCGGGCCGCAAATTCGAAGTGATCCAGAAAGGTGAGTACATGTCGTTCTTTTTCCAGTGA
- a CDS encoding mandelate racemase/muconate lactonizing enzyme family protein produces the protein MKITAIETLRTEEFANVLWVRVHTDAGIIGLGETFYGAGAVESHLHDTLAMRLLGKNPLHIEALHREMTNLPMAQASTGVESRATSAVDIALWDVFGKVCGQPVHQMLGGLCRDKQRIYNTCAGYNYVRTHNIKPVSTWNLGETEGPYEDLDGFMNRADAVAESLLESGITAMKIWPFDPAGIENQGMSITPEQMRRACEPFEKIRKAVGDKIEIMVEMHSLWNLPTAIKIARVLEQYSPTWYEDPIRMNSPQALAEFARSTTVSVCASETLGSRFPYKDMLDRDAMHIVMADLCWTGGLTEGRKIAALADTYHRPFAPHDCIGPVGFIAAIHASFSQPNTLIQESVRAFYTGWYKELVTTMPTIENGYVLPMEGPGLGVELLPAVFARTDLTVRRSSL, from the coding sequence TTGAAGATCACCGCCATCGAGACGCTGCGGACGGAGGAGTTCGCGAATGTGCTGTGGGTCCGGGTCCATACGGATGCCGGCATCATCGGGTTGGGCGAGACCTTCTATGGCGCGGGGGCAGTCGAGTCCCACCTCCATGACACGCTCGCGATGCGGCTGCTCGGCAAGAACCCGCTCCACATCGAGGCGCTGCATCGCGAGATGACCAACCTGCCGATGGCGCAGGCCTCGACCGGGGTGGAATCGCGGGCGACGTCGGCCGTCGACATCGCGCTCTGGGACGTGTTCGGCAAGGTCTGCGGCCAGCCGGTGCACCAGATGCTCGGCGGCCTGTGCCGCGACAAGCAGCGGATCTACAACACCTGCGCCGGCTACAATTATGTCCGCACGCATAACATCAAGCCGGTCTCGACCTGGAATCTCGGCGAGACCGAAGGCCCCTATGAGGATCTCGACGGCTTCATGAACCGGGCCGACGCCGTGGCCGAGAGCCTGCTCGAGAGCGGCATCACGGCGATGAAGATCTGGCCGTTCGATCCGGCGGGGATCGAGAACCAGGGGATGTCCATCACGCCCGAGCAGATGCGCCGGGCCTGCGAGCCCTTCGAGAAGATCCGCAAGGCGGTGGGCGACAAGATCGAGATCATGGTCGAGATGCACTCGCTCTGGAACCTGCCCACCGCGATCAAGATCGCTAGGGTGCTCGAGCAGTACAGCCCGACCTGGTATGAGGACCCGATCCGGATGAACTCGCCGCAGGCGCTGGCCGAGTTCGCCCGCTCGACCACCGTCTCGGTCTGCGCCAGCGAGACGCTGGGCTCGCGCTTTCCCTACAAGGACATGCTCGACCGCGACGCGATGCACATCGTGATGGCGGACCTGTGCTGGACCGGCGGGCTCACCGAGGGCCGCAAGATCGCGGCGCTGGCCGACACCTATCACCGCCCCTTCGCGCCGCATGACTGCATCGGCCCGGTCGGCTTCATCGCCGCGATCCACGCCTCCTTCAGCCAGCCCAACACGCTGATCCAGGAATCGGTGCGCGCCTTCTACACCGGCTGGTACAAGGAGCTGGTCACGACGATGCCGACGATCGAGAACGGCTATGTCCTGCCGATGGAAGGGCCGGGGCTGGGCGTCGAGCTGCTGCCGGCCGTCTTCGCGCGCACGGACCTGACCGTCCGCCGCTCCAGCCTGTGA
- a CDS encoding GntR family transcriptional regulator: protein MAQRAGRPTLVSADDAPPARRNRVNLFELAYQRIEEMLVRCELAPGRFLAMQDLQDMTGFGRTPVHHAVNRLAADTLIVIRPRHGLQIAPIDLARERVLLHLRRDIERFVIRLAAERAGPSHRNQMLHMERLLRERRDGLTLAEFNTLDRRIDQMVLAAAGEPFLEHTLRPLHTLFRRIGFIHHTHMAEPPGLAGSIDHHLAVLNAIATRHVERAVAASDALIAFVETMFDEMEARLDPSLLDCSVEPLLAP, encoded by the coding sequence ATGGCGCAACGCGCAGGCCGGCCGACCCTGGTGAGCGCGGACGATGCGCCCCCCGCGCGGCGCAACCGCGTCAACCTGTTCGAACTCGCCTATCAGCGCATCGAGGAGATGCTGGTCCGGTGCGAACTGGCGCCCGGCCGCTTCCTCGCCATGCAGGATCTGCAGGACATGACCGGCTTCGGCAGGACGCCGGTCCACCACGCCGTCAACCGCCTGGCCGCCGACACGCTGATCGTGATCCGCCCGCGCCATGGCCTGCAGATCGCGCCGATCGACCTGGCGCGCGAGCGGGTGCTGCTGCATCTGCGCCGCGACATCGAGCGCTTCGTCATCAGGCTCGCCGCCGAGCGGGCCGGCCCCTCCCACCGCAACCAGATGCTGCACATGGAGCGCCTGCTGCGCGAGCGCCGCGACGGGCTGACCCTGGCCGAGTTCAACACGCTCGACCGGCGCATCGACCAGATGGTGCTGGCCGCAGCGGGCGAACCCTTCCTCGAACACACGCTGCGGCCGCTGCATACGCTCTTCCGCCGCATCGGCTTCATCCATCACACCCATATGGCCGAGCCACCGGGCCTCGCGGGCTCGATCGACCACCATCTCGCCGTGCTGAACGCGATCGCGACCCGCCATGTCGAGCGCGCGGTCGCGGCCTCCGACGCCCTCATCGCCTTCGTCGAGACCATGTTCGACGAGATGGAGGCGCGGCTCGATCCCTCGCTGCTCGACTGCAGCGTCGAACCCCTTCTCGCCCCCTGA
- a CDS encoding amino acid ABC transporter permease has product MQTFGWPEAMFIFRAAGWTLLLTVIAFAIGGVMGGALAIMRLSRVALIRNFASVYILVIQSIPVLMVLFMSYYGLSIIGLELPPFLAASASLAVYVSAYLAEIWRGSIQSVPFQQWEASASLAHSPAQTYRYVILPQAVRISLPPTVGFLVQLVKNTSIVSVVGFVELSRAGQLVNNATFQAFQVFSLVAVIYFAICFPLSRLSRHLEKVMNASRSH; this is encoded by the coding sequence ATGCAGACCTTCGGTTGGCCAGAGGCCATGTTCATCTTCCGGGCGGCGGGCTGGACCCTGCTGCTCACCGTGATCGCCTTCGCCATCGGCGGCGTCATGGGTGGGGCGCTGGCGATCATGCGCCTGTCGCGGGTCGCGCTGATCCGCAACTTCGCCTCCGTCTACATCTTGGTGATCCAGTCCATCCCCGTGCTCATGGTCCTGTTCATGAGCTATTACGGGCTCTCGATCATCGGCCTCGAGCTGCCGCCCTTCCTGGCAGCCTCGGCCTCGCTCGCCGTCTACGTCTCGGCCTATCTCGCCGAGATCTGGCGCGGCTCGATCCAGTCCGTGCCGTTCCAGCAATGGGAGGCCTCGGCCTCGCTCGCCCATTCGCCGGCGCAGACCTATCGCTATGTCATCCTGCCGCAGGCGGTGCGCATCTCGCTGCCGCCGACGGTCGGGTTCCTCGTTCAATTGGTCAAGAACACCTCGATCGTCTCGGTCGTCGGCTTCGTCGAGCTCTCCCGCGCAGGGCAGCTCGTCAACAACGCGACCTTCCAGGCGTTCCAGGTCTTCTCGCTGGTGGCGGTGATCTATTTCGCGATCTGTTTCCCGCTGTCCCGGCTCAGCCGCCATCTCGAAAAGGTGATGAATGCCAGCCGTTCTCATTGA
- a CDS encoding SDR family oxidoreductase, with translation MTNPLFDLSGKTALVTGSSRGLGRAMAEGLAVAGARILINGTDPLRVAEAVSQFHAAGHKAEPAAFDVTDEAAILRAFAAFDAAGIAVDILVNNAGIQFRKPMVELATADWQRVIDTNLTSAFMIGREAAKRMIARGHGKVINIGSLTSELARATVAPYTVAKGGIKMLTRAMAAEWAEAGIQANAIGPGYMITDMNQALIDNPSFDAWVKGRTPARRWGKPDELIGTAVFLASSASDYVNGQIIYVDGGMSSVL, from the coding sequence ATGACCAATCCCCTCTTCGATCTCTCGGGCAAGACCGCCCTCGTCACCGGCTCCTCGCGCGGGCTCGGCCGCGCCATGGCGGAAGGGCTGGCGGTTGCCGGCGCGCGCATCCTGATCAACGGCACCGATCCGCTGCGGGTGGCCGAGGCCGTGTCGCAGTTCCACGCCGCCGGACACAAGGCCGAGCCGGCGGCCTTCGACGTCACCGACGAGGCGGCCATCCTGCGCGCCTTCGCGGCCTTTGACGCGGCTGGCATCGCGGTCGACATCCTCGTCAACAATGCCGGCATCCAGTTCCGCAAGCCGATGGTCGAACTCGCCACGGCCGACTGGCAGCGCGTGATCGACACCAACCTGACCTCGGCCTTCATGATCGGCCGCGAGGCGGCCAAGCGGATGATCGCGCGCGGCCATGGCAAGGTCATCAATATCGGCTCGCTGACCAGCGAACTCGCGCGGGCGACGGTGGCGCCCTACACGGTCGCCAAGGGCGGCATCAAGATGCTGACGCGGGCGATGGCGGCGGAATGGGCCGAAGCCGGCATCCAGGCCAATGCGATCGGGCCGGGCTACATGATCACCGACATGAACCAGGCGCTGATCGACAACCCGAGCTTCGACGCCTGGGTCAAGGGCCGCACGCCGGCGCGCCGCTGGGGCAAGCCCGACGAGCTGATCGGCACGGCGGTGTTCCTGGCGTCGTCGGCTTCAGACTACGTCAACGGCCAGATCATCTATGTCGACGGGGGTATGTCGTCGGTGTTGTGA
- a CDS encoding dihydrodipicolinate synthase family protein, whose protein sequence is MPRFKDFRPAGVIPATLLALHDDMSIDERQTRRHLRDCALVDGVSAVTVNGHASEVHACSFDEQQQILAASLAEVGDRVPLINGIYADGSIEAARLAAMAAREGASALLVFPPNSMAMGGQLRPEMAIAHYRRIADSTDLPIIAFQYPMGGGLGYPFETLLALFEAVPTIAAIKDWSNDPMLHEKHIRTFQALARPVNVLTTHSSWLMASLTLGCNGLLSGSGSVIADLQVALWRAVQAGELKAAQAVNDRIVPLSQAFYAPPFLDMHNRMKEALVLLGRLDRAVVRPPLMKLPEAEIARLKQALDQAGITREGALPLAA, encoded by the coding sequence ATGCCTCGCTTCAAGGACTTCCGGCCCGCCGGCGTGATCCCGGCGACGCTGCTCGCACTCCATGACGACATGAGCATCGACGAGCGCCAGACGCGCCGCCATCTGCGCGACTGCGCGCTGGTCGACGGGGTCAGCGCGGTCACCGTCAACGGCCATGCCTCCGAGGTCCATGCCTGCTCCTTCGACGAGCAGCAGCAGATCCTGGCGGCCTCCCTGGCCGAAGTCGGCGACCGGGTGCCGCTGATCAACGGCATCTATGCCGACGGCTCGATCGAGGCGGCGCGGCTGGCGGCGATGGCGGCGCGCGAGGGCGCCTCGGCGCTGCTGGTCTTCCCGCCCAACAGCATGGCGATGGGCGGGCAGCTACGGCCGGAAATGGCGATCGCGCATTACCGGCGCATCGCCGACTCCACGGATCTGCCGATCATCGCCTTCCAGTATCCGATGGGCGGCGGGCTGGGTTATCCGTTCGAGACGCTGCTGGCCCTGTTCGAGGCGGTGCCGACGATCGCGGCGATCAAGGACTGGTCGAACGATCCGATGCTGCACGAGAAGCATATCCGGACCTTCCAGGCTCTCGCCCGTCCGGTGAACGTGCTCACCACCCATTCCTCCTGGCTGATGGCCTCGCTGACGCTGGGCTGCAACGGGCTGCTCTCGGGCTCGGGCAGCGTCATCGCCGATCTGCAGGTGGCGCTCTGGCGGGCGGTCCAGGCGGGCGAGCTGAAGGCGGCGCAGGCGGTCAACGACCGCATCGTGCCGCTGTCGCAGGCCTTCTACGCGCCGCCCTTCCTCGACATGCACAACCGCATGAAGGAGGCACTCGTGCTGCTCGGCCGGCTCGACAGGGCGGTGGTGCGGCCGCCGCTGATGAAGCTGCCGGAGGCCGAGATCGCGCGCCTCAAGCAGGCGCTCGATCAGGCCGGCATCACCCGCGAGGGCGCCCTGCCACTGGCGGCCTGA
- a CDS encoding SDR family NAD(P)-dependent oxidoreductase, producing MYGLNGRKAIVTGGAHGIGRAIAARLVAEGCEVGLFDLDRAAAQATADALCAEGGRVVVAAGDVSSREDVAAGIGALKAALGPIDILVNNAGICKVGKLLETSEAEWKATFGINVDGLFHVTRQIAPGMVERRSGTIVNIASWMGKSGVAAYGAYCASKFAVVSLTQSLALEIGEYGIRVNAIAPGLIVETRMRDESEIQRAAEGLPTAKDRAKTIPLRRAGLPSDIAETVAFLASDEADYITGETISVTGGIWND from the coding sequence ATGTATGGATTGAACGGCCGCAAGGCGATCGTCACCGGGGGAGCGCACGGCATCGGCCGGGCGATCGCGGCGCGGCTCGTGGCGGAAGGCTGCGAGGTCGGCCTCTTCGACCTCGATCGCGCGGCGGCGCAGGCCACGGCCGACGCGCTCTGCGCCGAGGGCGGCCGGGTCGTGGTCGCGGCGGGGGACGTCTCGTCGCGGGAGGATGTCGCAGCCGGCATCGGCGCGCTGAAGGCGGCGCTCGGCCCCATCGACATCCTCGTCAACAATGCCGGCATCTGCAAGGTCGGCAAGCTGCTCGAGACCAGCGAAGCGGAGTGGAAGGCGACCTTCGGCATCAATGTCGACGGGCTGTTCCACGTCACCCGCCAGATCGCGCCGGGCATGGTCGAGCGCCGCAGCGGCACGATCGTCAACATCGCCTCCTGGATGGGCAAGTCCGGCGTGGCGGCCTATGGCGCCTATTGCGCCTCGAAATTCGCGGTGGTGTCGCTGACGCAGTCGCTGGCGCTCGAGATCGGCGAGTACGGCATCCGGGTGAACGCGATCGCTCCCGGTCTGATCGTCGAGACCAGGATGCGCGATGAATCCGAGATCCAGCGTGCGGCCGAGGGGCTGCCGACGGCCAAGGACCGGGCCAAGACGATTCCGCTGCGCCGCGCCGGCCTGCCTTCCGACATCGCCGAGACGGTGGCCTTCCTGGCCTCGGACGAGGCAGACTACATCACCGGCGAAACGATCAGCGTCACCGGCGGCATCTGGAACGACTGA
- a CDS encoding amino acid ABC transporter permease — MGEETSLQFDPVLAESDLIISGIVLTLWLSAAAIVLGCTLAVLLVALRTLAGRWAGIVVDAYVELMRNTPFLIQLFMIFFGLPLLGIRMSGVEAALLTMTLNLGAYSTEIIRAGIDSIHKSQLEAGLSLALSRRQVFQYVMLQPAFARVWPALSSQFVLMMLASSICSFISVQELSGAAALVEQRTFRSFETYIIVTGVYLVMALSLKVFLLWLGRRLFPQVSGLARLDAKAEAA; from the coding sequence ATGGGGGAGGAGACCTCCTTGCAGTTCGACCCTGTCCTTGCCGAATCCGACCTGATCATCAGCGGAATCGTGCTGACGCTCTGGCTCTCGGCCGCGGCGATCGTGCTCGGCTGCACGCTCGCGGTGCTGCTGGTGGCACTGCGCACGCTGGCGGGCCGCTGGGCCGGCATCGTCGTCGACGCCTATGTCGAGCTGATGCGCAACACGCCCTTCCTGATCCAGCTCTTCATGATCTTCTTCGGCCTGCCCCTGCTCGGCATCCGCATGTCGGGCGTCGAGGCGGCGCTGCTGACGATGACGCTGAATCTCGGCGCCTATTCGACCGAGATCATCCGGGCGGGCATCGATTCGATCCACAAGTCCCAGCTCGAGGCGGGGCTCTCGCTGGCCCTCTCGCGCCGCCAGGTCTTCCAGTACGTCATGCTGCAGCCGGCCTTCGCGCGGGTCTGGCCGGCGCTGTCGAGCCAGTTCGTGCTGATGATGCTGGCTTCCAGCATCTGCTCCTTCATCTCGGTGCAGGAGCTCTCGGGCGCCGCCGCGCTCGTCGAGCAGCGCACCTTCCGCAGCTTCGAGACCTACATCATCGTCACCGGCGTCTATCTGGTGATGGCGCTCTCGCTGAAGGTCTTCCTGCTCTGGCTCGGCCGCCGGCTCTTCCCGCAGGTTTCGGGCCTCGCCCGGCTCGATGCCAAGGCGGAGGCGGCCTGA